The Chitinophaga flava genome has a segment encoding these proteins:
- a CDS encoding TlpA family protein disulfide reductase → MKKRYLPVIALLCLPALVKAQVTISGEWLRQHDGNIHLYRVDHGRLEEIATSRPDADSAFGFYFRPEREAFYVIGTGIRQSPVDKYCFYLRKQDQLNVRVTDTAYTLTGRNSKENRAMEKWHQTILPLERKGIYFNESRSTYVDFFPQLESVHQQIQQTKFAATGNQQFDSEFALFREMNLLNCATDMLTTPRAAHPAKTDYTPYFRDLDVTHFTTDTRLLRYPFGIRIMGTLLSIPARMNNGNLKDYSIATRLKGIVNDTLKGEVVLQIMPGLKTYAAYTELHKEYGKYLLTADQQRRARPIEIALAQKATVSGSPAVDFTYPDIDGKQVSLSDFKGKVVLVDVWATWCSPCKEEIPHLKQLEEEMHDQDVTFLSVSVDEAKDHQKWKNFVKKEELGGIQLFASGWSDITRIYNINGIPRFMVFDRKGNIVSTDSPPPSSKELKLLLENELKK, encoded by the coding sequence ATGAAGAAACGATATCTGCCGGTAATAGCTCTACTCTGCCTGCCTGCTTTAGTGAAGGCGCAGGTAACAATTTCCGGCGAATGGCTGCGCCAGCATGATGGCAATATACACCTGTACCGCGTAGATCACGGAAGGTTGGAAGAAATAGCCACCTCCCGGCCGGACGCCGATTCCGCTTTTGGTTTTTATTTCCGCCCGGAGCGGGAGGCTTTCTATGTAATCGGAACAGGGATCAGACAGTCGCCGGTTGATAAATACTGCTTCTATCTCAGGAAACAGGACCAACTGAATGTCCGGGTAACGGATACCGCCTATACGCTGACAGGCAGGAACTCCAAAGAGAACCGGGCCATGGAGAAATGGCATCAGACCATATTGCCGCTGGAAAGAAAAGGTATTTACTTTAATGAGTCCCGAAGCACTTATGTAGATTTTTTCCCACAGCTGGAGTCAGTCCATCAGCAAATACAGCAAACGAAATTTGCCGCTACCGGCAATCAGCAGTTCGACAGCGAATTTGCGCTATTCAGGGAAATGAACCTGCTCAATTGTGCTACCGACATGTTGACCACACCTCGTGCTGCACATCCTGCCAAAACTGATTATACGCCGTATTTCAGGGACCTTGATGTGACGCATTTTACTACAGATACAAGGCTGCTCCGTTATCCATTCGGCATCCGCATAATGGGCACATTGCTGTCTATTCCTGCGCGTATGAACAATGGCAACTTAAAGGATTACAGCATAGCCACCCGTCTGAAAGGTATTGTTAATGATACGCTCAAAGGGGAAGTCGTACTTCAAATAATGCCGGGGCTAAAAACCTATGCCGCTTATACCGAGCTGCATAAGGAGTATGGTAAATACCTGCTCACCGCCGATCAACAGCGGCGAGCCAGACCTATTGAAATAGCGCTGGCACAAAAAGCTACCGTGAGCGGCAGTCCCGCCGTGGATTTCACTTATCCCGATATTGATGGCAAGCAGGTATCGCTCAGTGATTTTAAAGGGAAAGTCGTACTGGTGGATGTTTGGGCTACCTGGTGCAGCCCTTGTAAAGAAGAGATCCCCCATCTCAAACAACTGGAAGAGGAAATGCATGATCAGGATGTAACCTTCCTGAGCGTGTCAGTGGATGAAGCAAAAGACCACCAGAAATGGAAAAATTTCGTGAAGAAAGAGGAATTGGGGGGCATACAGCTGTTTGCCAGCGGCTGGAGCGATATCACCAGGATCTATAACATCAACGGTATCCCACGTTTCATGGTATTTGACCGGAAAGGAAACATTGTGAGCACCGACTCACCGCCGCCATCCTCTAAAGAACTGAAGCTATTGCTGGAGAATGAACTAAAAAAATAG
- a CDS encoding NAD(P)-dependent oxidoreductase, with translation MTTSTIKAVTLIGLGAMGQALGQALLQQGFKLTVWNRNAAKAAPLQAAGAIVAATVAEAISASPVVITCITDYNISRSIIHTQATAAALKGKTWVELSSGTPKEARDQEAWAKANDIHYLDGAILATPDQIGFPNTSLFVSGSKTAYDNSEAPLKAIAGALQYMGEDTGAASTWDMGFLAVLYGAMSGFFHGGRVFEAEGLTIGALGNMIPLIAPALGEMLKHMGDTIQSDSYNVPYSSLDLCAGSIDLFIKHAEEAGISSEVPSSIKKIFKRAQDAGYGSEQVAAAYKTY, from the coding sequence ATGACAACAAGCACGATAAAAGCCGTTACGTTGATAGGTTTGGGAGCTATGGGCCAGGCGCTGGGTCAAGCTTTATTACAACAGGGATTTAAACTAACTGTATGGAACCGCAATGCCGCTAAAGCTGCACCATTGCAAGCAGCAGGTGCCATCGTGGCCGCCACGGTAGCAGAAGCTATTAGTGCCAGTCCTGTGGTGATCACCTGCATCACAGATTATAATATCAGCCGCAGCATCATACATACACAGGCCACGGCAGCGGCCTTAAAAGGTAAAACATGGGTAGAACTGAGCTCCGGCACACCTAAAGAAGCCCGTGATCAGGAAGCATGGGCCAAGGCAAATGACATCCACTATCTGGATGGCGCCATACTAGCCACTCCCGACCAGATAGGCTTCCCCAACACATCGTTATTTGTATCCGGCAGCAAAACAGCTTATGATAACAGCGAGGCTCCGCTCAAAGCCATCGCTGGCGCTTTGCAGTATATGGGTGAAGATACCGGCGCTGCTTCTACCTGGGACATGGGCTTCCTCGCCGTCCTCTATGGAGCCATGAGTGGCTTCTTCCACGGTGGTAGAGTATTTGAAGCAGAAGGACTGACGATAGGTGCACTGGGCAACATGATACCGCTGATAGCACCGGCTTTGGGTGAGATGTTAAAACATATGGGAGATACCATCCAGTCGGACAGCTACAACGTCCCTTACAGCTCACTGGACCTCTGTGCCGGTAGCATAGACCTCTTTATCAAACATGCAGAAGAGGCAGGCATCTCCTCAGAAGTTCCCTCTTCCATCAAAAAAATATTCAAAAGGGCACAAGATGCAGGCTATGGCTCAGAACAAGTAGCGGCTGCCTACAAAACCTATTAA